In one window of Microbacterium dextranolyticum DNA:
- a CDS encoding fumarylacetoacetate hydrolase family protein, with product MRVVRFAHADAIRFGILDGTDLVVLAGDPLFAGFETTGERVSLAEVSLLAPVIPRSKVVCVGKNYRDHAAEMGGEAPAAPLLFLKPNTSVIGPGDAIVRPPQSQRTDFEGELAVVIGRVAKNVSAADALDHVFGYTIGNDVTARDLQAADGQWARAKGFDTFCPLGPAIETEFDLAGGARIVTRVDGEVRQDGPISDMVHSVPEIIAYASAAFTLLPGDVILTGTPAGIGPFDAGQTIEVEITGLGTLRNTARDAG from the coding sequence ATGCGGGTCGTCCGGTTCGCCCACGCCGACGCGATCCGCTTCGGCATCCTCGACGGCACCGATCTGGTCGTCCTCGCGGGCGACCCGCTGTTCGCCGGCTTCGAGACGACGGGGGAGCGGGTGTCTCTCGCGGAGGTTTCTCTCCTCGCGCCCGTGATCCCCCGGTCCAAGGTCGTGTGCGTGGGCAAGAACTATCGCGACCACGCGGCGGAGATGGGTGGAGAGGCGCCCGCGGCGCCGTTGCTGTTCCTGAAGCCGAACACGTCGGTGATCGGACCAGGGGATGCCATCGTGCGCCCACCGCAGTCGCAGCGCACCGACTTCGAGGGCGAGCTCGCGGTCGTGATCGGTCGCGTCGCGAAGAACGTGTCGGCGGCGGATGCCCTGGATCACGTCTTCGGCTACACGATCGGCAATGATGTCACGGCACGCGATCTGCAGGCCGCGGACGGCCAGTGGGCTCGGGCCAAGGGGTTCGACACGTTCTGCCCGCTGGGCCCGGCGATCGAGACCGAGTTCGATCTCGCCGGGGGAGCCCGGATCGTCACGCGTGTCGACGGTGAGGTGCGCCAGGACGGCCCGATCTCGGACATGGTGCATTCCGTTCCCGAGATCATCGCGTACGCGTCGGCCGCTTTCACCCTGCTGCCGGGCGACGTGATCCTCACCGGCACGCCGGCCGGGATCGGTCCGTTCGACGCGGGGCAGACCATCGAGGTCGAGATTACCGGACTCGGAACGCTCCGGAACACCGCGCGCGACGCGGGATGA
- a CDS encoding branched-chain amino acid aminotransferase, producing the protein MSLTYDPDAGLAPLEFSVTKNLAAKSDAERDALLADPAFGEAFTDHMVDICWSVRGGWHRPRVQPYGPLSLDPAAAVLHYGQEIFEGIKAYRHADGSIHTFRPDQNALRLQRSARRLALPELPVEYFLESLKALIAVDGAWVPSGADQSLYLRPFMFAKEAFLGVRPANKVGYYVIASPVGAYFKGGAKPVSIWLSEQYARAGKGGTGAAKTGGNYAASLLPQAEAYEQGCDQVVFLDPERNVEELGGMNVVFVYKDGTLVTPQSGSILEGITRDSILQLAAARGHKVEGRAVSIDEWRQGVASGDIVEVFACGTAAVIAPIGVLKGTDFIDEQPLGELALSLREELTDIQYGRREDVHGWLQRLDA; encoded by the coding sequence CGACGCCGGACTCGCCCCGCTCGAGTTCAGCGTCACGAAGAATCTCGCCGCGAAATCGGATGCCGAGCGCGACGCCCTCCTGGCGGACCCCGCCTTCGGAGAGGCGTTCACGGACCACATGGTGGACATCTGCTGGTCGGTGCGTGGCGGCTGGCACCGCCCGCGCGTGCAGCCCTACGGTCCGCTCTCGCTCGACCCGGCCGCAGCGGTGCTGCACTACGGTCAGGAGATCTTCGAAGGCATCAAGGCGTATCGTCACGCCGACGGGTCGATCCACACGTTCCGCCCCGACCAGAACGCCCTGCGTCTGCAGCGCAGCGCCCGTCGGCTCGCCCTGCCGGAACTGCCCGTCGAGTACTTCCTCGAGTCGCTGAAGGCGCTCATCGCGGTCGACGGCGCCTGGGTGCCCTCCGGTGCCGACCAGAGCCTCTACCTGCGTCCGTTCATGTTCGCCAAGGAGGCGTTCCTCGGGGTGCGCCCGGCCAACAAGGTCGGCTACTACGTCATCGCCTCGCCCGTCGGGGCGTACTTCAAGGGCGGGGCGAAGCCGGTGTCCATCTGGCTGAGTGAGCAGTACGCGCGTGCCGGCAAGGGCGGCACGGGCGCGGCCAAGACCGGCGGCAACTACGCCGCGAGCCTGTTGCCGCAGGCGGAGGCGTACGAGCAGGGCTGCGACCAGGTGGTCTTCCTCGACCCCGAGCGTAACGTCGAAGAGCTCGGCGGAATGAACGTCGTGTTCGTCTACAAGGACGGCACCCTCGTCACTCCCCAGTCGGGGTCGATCCTCGAGGGCATCACGCGCGACTCGATCCTGCAGCTCGCCGCCGCCCGCGGCCACAAGGTCGAAGGGCGCGCCGTGTCGATCGACGAATGGCGACAGGGCGTGGCATCCGGCGACATCGTCGAGGTGTTCGCCTGCGGCACGGCCGCCGTCATCGCACCCATCGGCGTCCTGAAGGGCACCGATTTCATCGACGAGCAGCCTCTCGGGGAGCTCGCGCTGTCGCTGCGTGAAGAACTCACCGACATCCAGTACGGCCGCCGCGAGGACGTGCACGGCTGGCTGCAGCGCCTGGACGCCTGA